In the Brachyhypopomus gauderio isolate BG-103 chromosome 4, BGAUD_0.2, whole genome shotgun sequence genome, one interval contains:
- the unm_hu7912 gene encoding apical junction component 1 homolog isoform X2 translates to MTRTDPPDIIVSTLYQDITIGPNCGPTKYSVSTKECDSQMVGTLNQNFEITNKRHCRSFDFIELLDDPNTCSSMDHPYTTDQQTVNKDVMWNGIGQPGHLRFSSPDLFNTRLSQQMTNTDKTSETIRTTVQGKTKSVPKVRATLTPVPITVSQLSTNRGISPVDPQKRLDRLPQTRETSFNTNRALVNEVHPIKLQPHTPLYVSDFEGKNQDKATNTPHVRCRVDIKPDASVLQHTTRKMRTASGDASWQHNSTSSFRSLSVPRQTSSRTSTPKDPCRYPGQPSRTYYQDDQYSINSGNSQNPSISGQHVYDPRSRWVHTMPTRTYYTDPQQESLDGYYNRPYPQCEPEPYFMPSQARTYCGEGARSYGFPSDPSKIFYTQTCRSPTEQTIPMRAYNTEGRKPPRISQAFSDDWHRSSIATYSSQYPSLQATPQRVPTLIPWYPNEFTEPTRLGGDVRNFSKSWDNILIPQTEKEHAVSRGRSYENLYHQRGGAFHDNRQKPVIINLSSSPRRYAALSLSENSLDKYASDGKMGVGQHWFVTPEITITDNDIRAGNRRNKDASSVTWDVENGRRVQNENAHNLAGPSDPQERKLNNSTLKQSLEQLDELLADLVIDYIPQNSRQSNEDLIDQLKQLINDDEMKGEQILDQEDSGLLNTQTDSSKTSPDTIKDPDSGCEGFNRTAEGMSLNNTPNDDDAMVCSNSRCHHRESLFNASLYFKSCHSCHTYYCSRNCRWEDWDTHKKTCMNSRISSVCRHVLKNCRENSEVHKAFSRIAKVGFLSRGRGVLFIGFPNPGSADNFLQVGLESLLMSPIYLSLRELDNFKDNLGEYCKELQDAGKQYDPSECFLLNVSIAIGELMSKRPSPKLQAPTVRKYAKISLASSSPDKMVLKKESDMETLILTPPPGTSDINKEGQEGRKAREVCFINIQKELRTRGVFLRHEFPQIYNQLCEFVENNKRFTPTTIYPIDKRTGKQFMCMIMAASEPRTLDWIGAPHLLDDII, encoded by the exons ATGACACGGACTGATCCTCCTGACATAATTGTATCAACCCTGTATCAAGACATCACAATTGGCCCTAACTGCGGCCCTACAAAGTATTCTGTGTCCACTAAAGAATGTGATTCACAAATGGTTGGAACACTGAATCAAAACTTTGAAATCACCAATAAAAGACACTGTCGTAGCTTTGACTTCATCGAGTTACTGGACGACCCAAATACCTGTTCGTCCATGGATCATCCTTACACAACTGATCAGCAGACCGTGAATAAAGATGTAATGTGGAATGGCATTGGACAGCCAGGGCATCTTCGTTTTTCTTCCCCTGATCTATTCAATACAAGACTATCTCAGCaaatgaccaacacagacaaaaCCAGTGAGACAATAAGGACTACTGTTCAAGGCAAAACAAAAAGTGTCCCCAAAGTTAGAGCCACCCTTACCCCAGTACCCATTACTGTCTCACAGCTCTCAACAAATAGGGGGATATCTCCAGTGGATCCCCAGAAAAGACTTGATAGGTTACCCCAAACTCGAGAGACATCTTTTAATACAAATCGGGCTTTGGTTAATGAGGTGCACCCTATCAAACTGCAACCTCATACGCCACTGTATGTCTCAGATTTTGAGGGGAAAAATCAAGACAAAGCAACCAACACTCCTCATGTTAGATGTCGAGTGGATATCAAACCAGATGCTTCTGTTCTCCAACACACTACAAGAAAGATGCGGACTGCCAGTGGTGATGCTTCCTGGCAGCACAACTCCACTTCAAGCTTCAGGAGCCTGTCTGTGCCACGTCAAACATCCTCCAGGACATCCACTCCCA AAGATCCCTGCAGATATCCAGGCCAACCAAGCAGAACATACTATCAAGATGACCAGTACAGTATTAACAGTGGTAACAGCCAAAACCCTTCCATTAGTGGTCAGCATGTGTATGATCCAAGATCTCGCTGGGTTCATACAATGCCTACACGCACATACTATACTGATCCTCAACAGGAATCCTTAGATGGATACTACAATAGACCATACCCACAATGTGAGCCAGAACCATATTTTATGCCTTCACAAGCACGTACATATTGTGGAGAAGGTGCAAGATCATATGGCTTCCCATCAGACCCTTCAAAAATTTTCTACACACAGACTTGTCGTTCCCCCACAGAACAAACCATTCCAATGAGAGCATACAACACAGAGGGACGAAAGCCACCAAGAATATCTCAAGCGTTTTCAGATGACTGGCACAGATCAAGCATAGCCACATACTCCAGCCAGTACCCATCCTTACAGGCAACTCCTCAAAGAGTCCCAACATTGATCCCTTGGTATCCTAATGAATTCACTGAACCTACACGATTAGGAGGAGATGTCAGAAACTTCTCAAAGTCCTGGGACAACATTCTAATCCCACAAACAGAGAAAGAACACGCTGTTTCACGAGGTAGAAGTTATGAGAACCTTTATCATCAGCGTGGAGGAGCTTTTCATGATAATAGACAAAAACCAGTAATTATTAACCTGTCAAGTTCACCAAGACGTTATGCTGCCTTATCTTTATCTGAAAACTCTCTGGATAAGTATGCAAGTGATGGAAAAATGGGTGTGGGACAGCATTGGTTTGTAACCCCAGAAATCACTATTACTGATAATGACATCCGTGCAGGTAACAGGAGAAATAAAGATGCAAGCTCAGTCACTTGGGATGTGGAAAATGGTAGGCGGGTTCAAAATGAGAACGCACATAATCTAGCAGGACCATCTGATCCACAAGAGAGGAAACTAAATAATTCTACCTTGAAACAGAGCCTTGAGCAACTAGATGAACTGTTAGCAGACCTGGTAATTGATTACATACCTCAAAACAGCAGGCAGTCCAATGAGGACTTGATAGACCAGCTCAAACAGTTAATTAATGATGATGAAATGAAGGGAGAACAAATTTTAGATCAAGAGGATTCTGGACTTTTAAACACTCAGACAGATTCCTCAAAGACAAGCCCAGATACCATTAAGGATCCAGATAGTGGTTGTGAGGGTTTTAATAGGACTGCTGAAGGTATGTCTTTGAACAACACTCCAAATGACGATGATGCTATGGTGTGTTCCAACAGCAGATGCCATCATAGGGAATCTCTGTTTAATGCCAGTTTGTACTTCAAATCCTGCCATAGTTGTCACACTTACTATTGCTCCAGAAACTGCAGATGGGAGGACTGGGACACCCACAAAAAGACCTGCATGAATAGTCGGATCAGTAGTGTTTGCAGGCATGTCTTAAAAAACTGCAGAGAGAACTCTGAAGTTCATAAAGCTTTCTCACGCATTGCTAAAGTGGGATTCCTGTCCCGAGGGAGAGGGGTGCTATTCATAGGGTTCCCAAACCCTGGTTCTGCAGATAATTTTCTCCAAGTTGGTCTTGAGAGTCTTCTGATGTCTCCGATATATCTGTCACTCAGAGAGTTGGACAACTTCAAAGATAACCTTGGAGAATACTGTAAGGAACTCCAGGATGCAGGCAAGCAGTATGATCCCAGTGAATGTTTCcttctgaatgtgtctataGCAATTGGCGAGCTAATGTCCAAGAGACCTTCACCTAAATTACAAGCACCAACAGTGCGCAAATATGCCAAGATATCACTGGCCTCCTCAAGCCCAGATAAAATGGTACTGAAGAAAGAAAGTGACATGGAGACGCTGATTCTTACCCCACCTCCTGGAACATCTGACATTAATAAAGAGGGACAGGAGGGTAGGAAAGCACGCGAGGTCTGTTTTATTAACATCCAAAAAGAACTCAGAACAAGGGGGGTTTTCCTTCGCCACGAGTTTCCACAaatatacaaccagctttgtgaGTTTGTAGAGAACAACAAGAGGTTTACGCCAACAACAATTTATCCCATAGACAAGAGAACAGGGAAACAGTTCATGTGTATGATTATGGCAGCTTCTGAGCCAAGGACATTAGACTGGATTGGGGCACCACACCTGCTTGATGACATTATATAG
- the unm_hu7912 gene encoding apical junction component 1 homolog isoform X1: MTRTDPPDIIVSTLYQDITIGPNCGPTKYSVSTKECDSQMVGTLNQNFEITNKRHCRSFDFIELLDDPNTCSSMDHPYTTDQQTVNKDVMWNGIGQPGHLRFSSPDLFNTRLSQQMTNTDKTSETIRTTVQGKTKSVPKVRATLTPVPITVSQLSTNRGISPVDPQKRLDRLPQTRETSFNTNRALVNEVHPIKLQPHTPLYVSDFEGKNQDKATNTPHVRCRVDIKPDASVLQHTTRKMRTASGDASWQHNSTSSFRSLSVPRQTSSRTSTPSEFNLNYRQAYQLPNYIPSSYYHPSDISLSGASLRDAREYRTLSNPNIPTKFFFTEDPCRYPGQPSRTYYQDDQYSINSGNSQNPSISGQHVYDPRSRWVHTMPTRTYYTDPQQESLDGYYNRPYPQCEPEPYFMPSQARTYCGEGARSYGFPSDPSKIFYTQTCRSPTEQTIPMRAYNTEGRKPPRISQAFSDDWHRSSIATYSSQYPSLQATPQRVPTLIPWYPNEFTEPTRLGGDVRNFSKSWDNILIPQTEKEHAVSRGRSYENLYHQRGGAFHDNRQKPVIINLSSSPRRYAALSLSENSLDKYASDGKMGVGQHWFVTPEITITDNDIRAGNRRNKDASSVTWDVENGRRVQNENAHNLAGPSDPQERKLNNSTLKQSLEQLDELLADLVIDYIPQNSRQSNEDLIDQLKQLINDDEMKGEQILDQEDSGLLNTQTDSSKTSPDTIKDPDSGCEGFNRTAEGMSLNNTPNDDDAMVCSNSRCHHRESLFNASLYFKSCHSCHTYYCSRNCRWEDWDTHKKTCMNSRISSVCRHVLKNCRENSEVHKAFSRIAKVGFLSRGRGVLFIGFPNPGSADNFLQVGLESLLMSPIYLSLRELDNFKDNLGEYCKELQDAGKQYDPSECFLLNVSIAIGELMSKRPSPKLQAPTVRKYAKISLASSSPDKMVLKKESDMETLILTPPPGTSDINKEGQEGRKAREVCFINIQKELRTRGVFLRHEFPQIYNQLCEFVENNKRFTPTTIYPIDKRTGKQFMCMIMAASEPRTLDWIGAPHLLDDII; this comes from the coding sequence ATGACACGGACTGATCCTCCTGACATAATTGTATCAACCCTGTATCAAGACATCACAATTGGCCCTAACTGCGGCCCTACAAAGTATTCTGTGTCCACTAAAGAATGTGATTCACAAATGGTTGGAACACTGAATCAAAACTTTGAAATCACCAATAAAAGACACTGTCGTAGCTTTGACTTCATCGAGTTACTGGACGACCCAAATACCTGTTCGTCCATGGATCATCCTTACACAACTGATCAGCAGACCGTGAATAAAGATGTAATGTGGAATGGCATTGGACAGCCAGGGCATCTTCGTTTTTCTTCCCCTGATCTATTCAATACAAGACTATCTCAGCaaatgaccaacacagacaaaaCCAGTGAGACAATAAGGACTACTGTTCAAGGCAAAACAAAAAGTGTCCCCAAAGTTAGAGCCACCCTTACCCCAGTACCCATTACTGTCTCACAGCTCTCAACAAATAGGGGGATATCTCCAGTGGATCCCCAGAAAAGACTTGATAGGTTACCCCAAACTCGAGAGACATCTTTTAATACAAATCGGGCTTTGGTTAATGAGGTGCACCCTATCAAACTGCAACCTCATACGCCACTGTATGTCTCAGATTTTGAGGGGAAAAATCAAGACAAAGCAACCAACACTCCTCATGTTAGATGTCGAGTGGATATCAAACCAGATGCTTCTGTTCTCCAACACACTACAAGAAAGATGCGGACTGCCAGTGGTGATGCTTCCTGGCAGCACAACTCCACTTCAAGCTTCAGGAGCCTGTCTGTGCCACGTCAAACATCCTCCAGGACATCCACTCCCAGTGAGTTCAACCTAAACTATAGACAAGCATACCAGCTTCCAAACTATATACCCAGCAGTTACTATCATCCTTCAGATATCTCCTTAAGTGGAGCTTCTCTCAGAGATGCAAGGGAGTACAGAACTCTTtcaaatccaaacattccaaccaAATTTTTCTTTACAGAAGATCCCTGCAGATATCCAGGCCAACCAAGCAGAACATACTATCAAGATGACCAGTACAGTATTAACAGTGGTAACAGCCAAAACCCTTCCATTAGTGGTCAGCATGTGTATGATCCAAGATCTCGCTGGGTTCATACAATGCCTACACGCACATACTATACTGATCCTCAACAGGAATCCTTAGATGGATACTACAATAGACCATACCCACAATGTGAGCCAGAACCATATTTTATGCCTTCACAAGCACGTACATATTGTGGAGAAGGTGCAAGATCATATGGCTTCCCATCAGACCCTTCAAAAATTTTCTACACACAGACTTGTCGTTCCCCCACAGAACAAACCATTCCAATGAGAGCATACAACACAGAGGGACGAAAGCCACCAAGAATATCTCAAGCGTTTTCAGATGACTGGCACAGATCAAGCATAGCCACATACTCCAGCCAGTACCCATCCTTACAGGCAACTCCTCAAAGAGTCCCAACATTGATCCCTTGGTATCCTAATGAATTCACTGAACCTACACGATTAGGAGGAGATGTCAGAAACTTCTCAAAGTCCTGGGACAACATTCTAATCCCACAAACAGAGAAAGAACACGCTGTTTCACGAGGTAGAAGTTATGAGAACCTTTATCATCAGCGTGGAGGAGCTTTTCATGATAATAGACAAAAACCAGTAATTATTAACCTGTCAAGTTCACCAAGACGTTATGCTGCCTTATCTTTATCTGAAAACTCTCTGGATAAGTATGCAAGTGATGGAAAAATGGGTGTGGGACAGCATTGGTTTGTAACCCCAGAAATCACTATTACTGATAATGACATCCGTGCAGGTAACAGGAGAAATAAAGATGCAAGCTCAGTCACTTGGGATGTGGAAAATGGTAGGCGGGTTCAAAATGAGAACGCACATAATCTAGCAGGACCATCTGATCCACAAGAGAGGAAACTAAATAATTCTACCTTGAAACAGAGCCTTGAGCAACTAGATGAACTGTTAGCAGACCTGGTAATTGATTACATACCTCAAAACAGCAGGCAGTCCAATGAGGACTTGATAGACCAGCTCAAACAGTTAATTAATGATGATGAAATGAAGGGAGAACAAATTTTAGATCAAGAGGATTCTGGACTTTTAAACACTCAGACAGATTCCTCAAAGACAAGCCCAGATACCATTAAGGATCCAGATAGTGGTTGTGAGGGTTTTAATAGGACTGCTGAAGGTATGTCTTTGAACAACACTCCAAATGACGATGATGCTATGGTGTGTTCCAACAGCAGATGCCATCATAGGGAATCTCTGTTTAATGCCAGTTTGTACTTCAAATCCTGCCATAGTTGTCACACTTACTATTGCTCCAGAAACTGCAGATGGGAGGACTGGGACACCCACAAAAAGACCTGCATGAATAGTCGGATCAGTAGTGTTTGCAGGCATGTCTTAAAAAACTGCAGAGAGAACTCTGAAGTTCATAAAGCTTTCTCACGCATTGCTAAAGTGGGATTCCTGTCCCGAGGGAGAGGGGTGCTATTCATAGGGTTCCCAAACCCTGGTTCTGCAGATAATTTTCTCCAAGTTGGTCTTGAGAGTCTTCTGATGTCTCCGATATATCTGTCACTCAGAGAGTTGGACAACTTCAAAGATAACCTTGGAGAATACTGTAAGGAACTCCAGGATGCAGGCAAGCAGTATGATCCCAGTGAATGTTTCcttctgaatgtgtctataGCAATTGGCGAGCTAATGTCCAAGAGACCTTCACCTAAATTACAAGCACCAACAGTGCGCAAATATGCCAAGATATCACTGGCCTCCTCAAGCCCAGATAAAATGGTACTGAAGAAAGAAAGTGACATGGAGACGCTGATTCTTACCCCACCTCCTGGAACATCTGACATTAATAAAGAGGGACAGGAGGGTAGGAAAGCACGCGAGGTCTGTTTTATTAACATCCAAAAAGAACTCAGAACAAGGGGGGTTTTCCTTCGCCACGAGTTTCCACAaatatacaaccagctttgtgaGTTTGTAGAGAACAACAAGAGGTTTACGCCAACAACAATTTATCCCATAGACAAGAGAACAGGGAAACAGTTCATGTGTATGATTATGGCAGCTTCTGAGCCAAGGACATTAGACTGGATTGGGGCACCACACCTGCTTGATGACATTATATAG